The following coding sequences lie in one Arachis ipaensis cultivar K30076 chromosome B05, Araip1.1, whole genome shotgun sequence genomic window:
- the LOC107642308 gene encoding auxin-responsive protein IAA9 isoform X2, with the protein MSPRALALVSEDEGQSKVSTVASASSQSLDCFSQSGGGGLKERNYLGLSDCSSVDSSSSAVPSLSDEKKGNLNLKATELRLGLPGSQSPERDPDVDVFSLSSSKPDEKPLFPLLPMKDGICSSSQKNVAVLGNKRGFADTIDGFSQGKFAGNTAISAMLSPRSSGLQPTVTNEMPKVLQEQPCAANGTGLNSQTGPSASASASASAPASKAQVVGWPPIRSFRRNSMATASKNNDEVDGKPGLAALFVKVSMDGAPYLRKVDLRSYASYQELSSALEKMFTCFTLAPRAMEKSKSRC; encoded by the exons ATGTCTCCGCGGGCGCTGGCGCTGGTTTCAGAGGACGAAGGGCAGAGCAAAGTCTCCACGGTAGCTTCTGCATCTTCACAATCCCTGGACTGTTTCTCCCAAAGTGGGGGTGGAGGATTGAAAGAGCGAAATTACCTTGGGTTGTCTGATTGCTCATCAGTGGACAGCTCCAGTTCTGCTGTACCAAGCTTGTCTGATGAGAAGAAGGGCAACCTGAATTTGAAGGCTACTGAATTGAGGCTGGGACTCCCTGGATCCCAGTCGCCTGAAAGGGATCCGGACGTAGATGTGTTCTCTTTGAGCTCATCGAAGCCCGATGAGAAGCCGTTGTTCCCTTTGCTTCCTATGAAAGATGGTATCTGCTCGTCGTCCCAGAAGAATGTTGCTGTGTTGGGAAACAAAAGGGGTTTTGCTGATACCATAGATGGATTTTCTCAG GGGAAGTTTGCTGGTAATACAGCAATAAGTGCAATGTTATCACCTAGATCTTCTGGTCTACAGCCTACGGTGACGAATGAAATGCCAAAGGTGTTACAAGAACAGCCATGTGCAGCTAATGGAACTGGTCTAAATAGCCAAACGGGTCCTTCTGCCAGTGCCAGTGCCAGTGCCAGTGCCCCAGCTTCTAA GGCGCAGGTCGTTGGTTGGCCTCCTATAAGATCATTTAGGAGAAATTCAATGGCAACCGCATCAAAGAACAATGATGAAGTGGATGGAAAACCTGGTTTGGCCGCACTCTTTGTGAAGGTCAGCATGGATGGTGCTCCCTATCTCAGGAAGGTGGATCTCAGAAGTTATGCATCCTATCAAGAACTATCTTCTGCCCTTGAGAAGATGTTCACTTGTTTTACCCTAG CTCCCAGGGCCATGGAGAAGTCCAAGAGCAGGTGTTAG
- the LOC107642308 gene encoding auxin-responsive protein IAA9 isoform X1 codes for MSPRALALVSEDEGQSKVSTVASASSQSLDCFSQSGGGGLKERNYLGLSDCSSVDSSSSAVPSLSDEKKGNLNLKATELRLGLPGSQSPERDPDVDVFSLSSSKPDEKPLFPLLPMKDGICSSSQKNVAVLGNKRGFADTIDGFSQGKFAGNTAISAMLSPRSSGLQPTVTNEMPKVLQEQPCAANGTGLNSQTGPSASASASASAPASKAQVVGWPPIRSFRRNSMATASKNNDEVDGKPGLAALFVKVSMDGAPYLRKVDLRSYASYQELSSALEKMFTCFTLGQCGSHGSPGREMLSESKLRDLLHGSEYVLTYEDKDGDWMLVGDVPWEMFIDTCKRLKIMKGSDAIGLAPRAMEKSKSRC; via the exons ATGTCTCCGCGGGCGCTGGCGCTGGTTTCAGAGGACGAAGGGCAGAGCAAAGTCTCCACGGTAGCTTCTGCATCTTCACAATCCCTGGACTGTTTCTCCCAAAGTGGGGGTGGAGGATTGAAAGAGCGAAATTACCTTGGGTTGTCTGATTGCTCATCAGTGGACAGCTCCAGTTCTGCTGTACCAAGCTTGTCTGATGAGAAGAAGGGCAACCTGAATTTGAAGGCTACTGAATTGAGGCTGGGACTCCCTGGATCCCAGTCGCCTGAAAGGGATCCGGACGTAGATGTGTTCTCTTTGAGCTCATCGAAGCCCGATGAGAAGCCGTTGTTCCCTTTGCTTCCTATGAAAGATGGTATCTGCTCGTCGTCCCAGAAGAATGTTGCTGTGTTGGGAAACAAAAGGGGTTTTGCTGATACCATAGATGGATTTTCTCAG GGGAAGTTTGCTGGTAATACAGCAATAAGTGCAATGTTATCACCTAGATCTTCTGGTCTACAGCCTACGGTGACGAATGAAATGCCAAAGGTGTTACAAGAACAGCCATGTGCAGCTAATGGAACTGGTCTAAATAGCCAAACGGGTCCTTCTGCCAGTGCCAGTGCCAGTGCCAGTGCCCCAGCTTCTAA GGCGCAGGTCGTTGGTTGGCCTCCTATAAGATCATTTAGGAGAAATTCAATGGCAACCGCATCAAAGAACAATGATGAAGTGGATGGAAAACCTGGTTTGGCCGCACTCTTTGTGAAGGTCAGCATGGATGGTGCTCCCTATCTCAGGAAGGTGGATCTCAGAAGTTATGCATCCTATCAAGAACTATCTTCTGCCCTTGAGAAGATGTTCACTTGTTTTACCCTAG GTCAGTGTGGCTCCCATGGATCTCCAGGAAGAGAAATGTTGAGTGAAAGCAAGCTGAGGGACCTTCTGCATGGTTCAGAGTATGTCCTCACTTACGAGGATAAAGATGGGGATTGGATGCTTGTAGGGGACGTACCTTGGGA GATGTTCATAGACACTTGCAAAAGACTGAAAATCATGAAGGGTTCTGATGCAATTGGTTTAG CTCCCAGGGCCATGGAGAAGTCCAAGAGCAGGTGTTAG